GGTCCAGCGCGGCGCGGCGCTCCACCTGCATCCGCTGCTGGTAGGCGACGAGGTCCTGCAGTCGAACGAAGCGGTGCCGGCCCGGCTTGTGCATGGGGATCTCGCCGCGCTCAAGGATCCGGACGAGCGTCGGACGGGAGACCCCGAGGTAGTCCGCGGCCTCCTGAGTCGTGAGCATCGCACTCAGCGGTGCGACGCTCACCCCCATTCCGCTGGACAGCGCCTCGGCCACCTGTCGGAGCACGGCGAACATCGGCTCCGGCAGCTCGTAGCGCTGTCCGTTCGCGGCTACCAGCGCGGGCCGTGGACCCACCGCCGCGAGCCCCGCCTCGTCCAGGACGCGCGCAACCTCGGCGATCAGCGCGCCCTGTGCGTCATCGGGTACGTACGTCCTGGCGTCGCAGCCGGCCGCAACCCTGGTCACGAATCCTCCTGATATCGACTGCCGCCCCCACACCTCCCCAGAGTAGTCGAACAAAACGAACGCGTCCATGATCCCCGTGACCACTCACACAAACGGAGGGGCCCCCGCCCTCCGAGCCCAGGCGTGGGCGAGCGGACCGACCGCTCACCCACACCCCCGGCGTCCGACGGGTCGCCCTCGGGTCGGTCCCCGGGCCCGGGACCGTGGTCCACGCCAACAGGAGTCCACGCCAACAGAAGACGACGAGGACGGGCGCCCAGGTCGCTGGTCGCCCCGTCCTCGGACCCGAATCATCTCCGGGTTGCGGTGCGCGAGGGGGGAGTTGAACCCCCACGCCCTTTCGGGCACACGGACCTGAACCGTGCGCGTCTGCCTATTCCGCCACTCGCGCGAGCGTCGACGACCCTAGCACGCATCGGTCCCTGCCCCGGACGGCGAGGAGTGCGCGGAGGGTGGCTGCGGCTACGATTCCGCGAGGGGCCGGCAGCACCGGCCCCGTTCCGTGTGCCGGGACTGCATGCGGCACCGGACGTCCCCGAGGCGTGAGGAGGCCGGCGTGGGAGTGCTGGACCGCTTCGAGCGCGGGATCGAGCGCGCGGTGAGCGGGGCCTTCGCGCGCGCCTTCAAGGCGGAGGTCCAACCGGTCGAGCTGGCCAGCGCGCTGCGGCGGGAGACCGACACCGAGGCTGCCGTCGTGGCCCGCGACCGGGTGCTCGTCCCCAACGCCTTCGTCATCGAGCTCGGCCCCAGCGACCACGACCGGGTCGCGCAGTGGGACGACACCCTCGCCGAGGAGCTCGCCGACGCCGTCACCGAGCACGCCCGCCACCAGCGGTACGCGTTCGTCGGGCCGGTGTCGGTGCGCTTCCACCGGGACGAGTCGCTGGACACCGGCGTGTTCCGGGTCCGCAGCGCCCGGGTCAAGGGCCGCATCGCCCCGGCGACCGCGGCGACCGCGACCCCCCGCCACCCGGTGCTCGACGTCGACGGTCGCCGCTACCAGCTGACCCGCGAGGTCACGGTCATCGGCCGTGGCTCCGACGCCGACGTCGTCCTGGACGACCCCGGCGTCTCCCGCCGGCACGCCGAGATCCGGCTCGACGACCACGGTGCCCTCGTCCGCGACCTGGGCTCGACGAACGGCACCTTCGTCGACGGCGAGCGCACTCCCAGCGCCCGGCTCACCGACGGCAGCCGGCTCACGCTCGGTCGCACGAGGATCACCGTCCACCTGGCCGGCCACGGTGACCAGGACGAGGGCGCATGAGTGAGCTGACCCTCACCGTCCTGCAGCTGGGCTTCGTCGTCCTGCTGTGGGTGTTCGTGCTCGCCGTGGTCGCAGTGCTGCGCCGCGACCTCTACGGCGGCACCACCGTCGCGCGCCGCAGCCCGTCGCCACGCAGCCCGTCGCGTCGTCCGCAGCCCGCGGCCCCGGCAGCCTCCCGACCGGCCGGCCCGCCCCCGTCGTCCCCCGCTGCCACGACGAACCCGCGGACCCTCGT
This DNA window, taken from Kineosporiaceae bacterium SCSIO 59966, encodes the following:
- a CDS encoding helix-turn-helix domain-containing protein, yielding MDAFVLFDYSGEVWGRQSISGGFVTRVAAGCDARTYVPDDAQGALIAEVARVLDEAGLAAVGPRPALVAANGQRYELPEPMFAVLRQVAEALSSGMGVSVAPLSAMLTTQEAADYLGVSRPTLVRILERGEIPMHKPGRHRFVRLQDLVAYQQRMQVERRAALDQMVTDAVRDDLYARTDGPPPRTR
- a CDS encoding DUF3662 and FHA domain-containing protein, yielding MGVLDRFERGIERAVSGAFARAFKAEVQPVELASALRRETDTEAAVVARDRVLVPNAFVIELGPSDHDRVAQWDDTLAEELADAVTEHARHQRYAFVGPVSVRFHRDESLDTGVFRVRSARVKGRIAPATAATATPRHPVLDVDGRRYQLTREVTVIGRGSDADVVLDDPGVSRRHAEIRLDDHGALVRDLGSTNGTFVDGERTPSARLTDGSRLTLGRTRITVHLAGHGDQDEGA